In a single window of the Streptomyces sp. NBC_00094 genome:
- a CDS encoding transposase, translating into MRTSHVRRADTWPDPKNGQRTERLSSTLAAIGLALAGRAGSRLAAIVGVSVSRSTVLRLVDALPEPEVPAPRVVGVDEYATRKGRHYGTVLVDIETRRPVDLLPDRESSSLAAWLAQRPGIEVVCRDRAPFFAEGASVGAPQVVQVADRWHLWHNLSEAAERSIAQHQQCLRVLVPETPEPTEAETGPTEESSGSPWPTGHRFADRTRTVHATIHALVEAGHSRRAIQRQLGMTSRTVKRYADAARPEDLFTGQWQTRASVLDEYKPYLDDRWNEGRSNA; encoded by the coding sequence GTGCGGACGTCGCACGTTCGTCGAGCAGATACCTGGCCTGACCCGAAGAACGGCCAGCGGACCGAGCGGCTGAGCTCGACCCTGGCCGCGATCGGTCTCGCCCTCGCGGGCCGGGCCGGCTCCCGCCTGGCCGCCATCGTCGGTGTGTCTGTCAGTCGCAGCACCGTCCTGCGGCTGGTAGACGCGCTTCCCGAGCCGGAAGTGCCCGCTCCACGGGTGGTCGGCGTCGACGAATACGCCACCCGCAAGGGCCGCCACTACGGCACCGTCCTCGTCGACATCGAAACCCGCCGGCCCGTCGATCTGCTGCCCGACCGGGAGTCATCGAGCCTGGCCGCGTGGTTGGCCCAGCGGCCCGGAATCGAGGTGGTCTGCCGGGACCGTGCACCGTTCTTCGCCGAAGGAGCCAGCGTTGGTGCTCCGCAGGTCGTGCAAGTCGCGGACCGGTGGCACCTCTGGCACAACCTCAGCGAGGCCGCCGAGCGGAGCATCGCCCAGCACCAGCAATGTCTGCGAGTCCTGGTGCCCGAGACGCCTGAACCGACCGAGGCGGAGACCGGCCCGACCGAGGAGTCGTCCGGCTCTCCGTGGCCGACCGGCCACCGGTTCGCCGACCGCACCCGAACCGTCCACGCCACCATCCATGCCTTGGTCGAGGCAGGGCATAGCCGTCGCGCGATCCAGCGGCAGCTCGGCATGACGAGCCGAACCGTCAAACGGTACGCGGACGCTGCCCGGCCGGAAGACCTCTTCACCGGTCAGTGGCAGACCCGGGCCTCCGTCCTCGACGAGTACAAGCCCTACCTCGACGACCGCTGGAATGAAGGCCGCAGCAACGCCTAG
- a CDS encoding transposase family protein, giving the protein MVRVDVRCMAAGASCPGCGAWSARVHGSYLRFPADVPSAGRSVVLQLRVRRFTCRSAECGRRTFVEQIPGLTRRTASGPSG; this is encoded by the coding sequence TGTTGATGTGCGGTGCATGGCCGCGGGTGCCTCGTGTCCGGGTTGTGGAGCGTGGTCTGCCCGGGTTCACGGTTCCTACCTGCGGTTTCCTGCTGATGTTCCGAGTGCGGGACGAAGTGTCGTACTCCAGCTGCGGGTCCGCCGGTTCACCTGCCGGAGCGCCGAGTGCGGACGTCGCACGTTCGTCGAGCAGATACCTGGCCTGACCCGAAGAACGGCCAGCGGACCGAGCGGCTGA